One window from the genome of Sphaerotilus microaerophilus encodes:
- a CDS encoding DesA family fatty acid desaturase, with protein sequence MSEVSLFGSALVAWLADGLLAASWWEVLLYTLAVTHITIAAVTIFLHRSQAHRALELGPLPSHFFRLWLWLTTGMVTKEWVAIHRKHHAKCETPDDPHSPVTRGLRTVLLTGSELYRSEAKNQETLTKYGHNTPDDWVERNVYSRFVWQGVALMLILNVLLFGAVGLTVWAVQMLWIPITAAGIINGIGHYWGYRNFEAADASTNISPWGLIIGGEELHNNHHTYPTSAKLSVKPHEFDIGWAYIRAMELLGMARVRKTPPQLRLGAPKPVADSQTLEAVIAHRYEVMASYARQLQQVCADELARLKAQGAQNTQRWADMRLALRWLHRDVEKIPAALRAQVDSACGQSAALTKLVTMREELRALWTRTNVSAEQLVVDLQAWCRRAEDSGIAGLQEFARTLRAVRA encoded by the coding sequence ATGTCCGAAGTCTCCCTGTTTGGGTCCGCCCTCGTTGCCTGGCTCGCCGATGGCCTGCTCGCCGCCAGTTGGTGGGAGGTCCTGCTCTACACGCTGGCGGTGACGCACATCACCATCGCCGCGGTGACGATCTTCCTGCACCGCTCGCAAGCGCACCGGGCACTGGAGCTGGGGCCGTTGCCCTCCCACTTCTTCCGCCTCTGGCTCTGGCTGACCACGGGCATGGTGACCAAGGAGTGGGTGGCTATCCACCGCAAGCACCACGCCAAGTGCGAGACGCCGGACGACCCGCACAGCCCCGTCACGCGCGGCCTGCGGACCGTGCTGCTCACCGGCAGCGAGCTCTACCGCAGCGAGGCGAAGAACCAGGAAACGCTGACCAAGTACGGCCACAACACGCCGGACGACTGGGTGGAGCGCAACGTCTACAGCCGTTTCGTCTGGCAGGGCGTGGCGCTGATGCTGATCTTGAACGTGCTGCTGTTCGGCGCGGTTGGCCTGACGGTCTGGGCCGTGCAGATGCTGTGGATCCCGATCACCGCGGCCGGCATCATCAATGGCATCGGGCATTACTGGGGCTATCGCAACTTCGAGGCGGCGGACGCCTCGACCAACATCTCGCCCTGGGGGTTGATCATCGGCGGCGAGGAGCTGCACAACAACCACCACACCTACCCGACCTCGGCCAAGCTGTCGGTCAAGCCGCATGAGTTCGACATCGGCTGGGCCTACATCCGGGCGATGGAGCTGCTCGGCATGGCACGGGTGCGCAAGACGCCGCCGCAGCTCAGGCTGGGTGCTCCGAAGCCGGTGGCCGACAGCCAGACGCTGGAGGCGGTGATCGCGCACCGCTACGAGGTGATGGCCAGCTACGCGCGCCAGCTCCAGCAGGTCTGCGCCGACGAACTGGCCCGCCTGAAGGCGCAGGGGGCGCAGAACACCCAGCGCTGGGCCGACATGCGCCTGGCGCTGCGCTGGCTGCACCGCGACGTCGAGAAGATCCCTGCGGCCCTGCGTGCCCAGGTGGACAGCGCGTGTGGGCAGAGCGCTGCGCTCACCAAGCTCGTGACCATGCGCGAGGAGCTGCGCGCCCTGTGGACGCGCACCAACGTGTCGGCCGAGCAACTGGTCGTCGACCTGCAGGCCTGGTGCCGCCGGGCCGAGGACAGCGGCATCGCGGGGCTGCAGGAGTTTGCCCGCACGCTGCGGGCGGTGCGGGCCTGA